In Miscanthus floridulus cultivar M001 chromosome 5, ASM1932011v1, whole genome shotgun sequence, one genomic interval encodes:
- the LOC136450620 gene encoding cytokinin dehydrogenase 5-like, whose translation MTRCLMFMLLFLVSSLISTVGLPVEPPAELLQLGGGDVGGGRLSVDASDIAEASRDFGGLARAADAEPPMAVFQPRVAGDVAGLVRAAFGSAHGFRVSARGHGHSISGQAQAPGGVVVDMSHGPGTAARARALPVYSPALGGHYVDVWGGDLWVDVLNWTLSHGGLAPRSWTDYLYLSVGGTLSNAGISGQAFHHGPQISNVYELDVVTGKGEVVTCSETENPDLFFGALGGLGQFGIITRARIALERAPQRVRWIRALYSNFTEFTADQERLISLGSGGRRFDYVEGFVVAAEGLINNWRSSFFSPQNPVKLSSLKHHSGVLYCLEVTKNYDDDTAGSVDQDVDALLGELNFLPGTVFTTDLPYVDFLDRVHKAELKLRAKDMWEVPHPWLNLFVPASRIADFDRGVFRGMLGGRTAGAGGPILIYPMKKHKWDPRSSVVTPDEEVFYLVAFLRSALPGAPESLEALARQNQRILDFCAEAGIGAKQYLPNHKAQHEWAEHFGAARWERFARLKAEFDPRAILATGQGIFRPPGSPPLVADS comes from the exons ATGACGCGGTGCCTGATGTTCATGCTGCTATTCCTCGTCTCCTCCCTCATCTCCACCGTGGGGCTGCCGGTGGAGCCGCCCGCGGAGCTTCTGCAGCTCGGAGGCGGCGACGTCGGCGGCGGCCGCCTCAGCGTCGACGCGTCCGACATCGCCGAGGCGTCGCGCGACTTCGGGGGCCTCGCCCGCGCCGCCGACGCCGAGCCGCCCATGGCGGTGTTCCAGCCGCGCGTGGCCGGCGACGTGGCGGGTCTGGTCCGCGCCGCGTTCGGGTCGGCGCACGGCTTCCGCGTCTCGGCGCGGGGCCACGGCCACTCCATCAGCGGGCAGGCGCAGGCGCCCGGCGGCGTGGTCGTGGACATGAGCCATGGCCCCGGCaccgcggcgcgggcgcgggcattGCCCGTGTACTCGCCGGCGCTAGGCGGGCACTACGTGGACGTCTGGGGCGGCGACCTGTGGGTCGACGTGCTCAACTGGACGCTGTCCCACGGCGGGCTCGCGCCGCGGTCGTGGACGGACTACCTCTACCTGTCCGTGGGCGGCACCCTCTCCAACGCCGGCATCAGCGGCCAGGCGTTCCACCACGGGCCACAGATCAGCAATGTCTACGAGCTCGACGTCGTCACAG GGAAGGGAGAGGTGGTGACCTGCTCGGAGACGGAGAACCCGGACCTATTCTTCGGCGCGCTCGGCGGGCTGGGCCAGTTCGGCATCATCACGCGGGCGCGCATCGCCCTGGAGCGTGCTCCCCAAAGG GTTCGGTGGATCCGGGCGCTCTACTCCAACTTCACCGAGTTCACGGCGGACCAGGAGCGCCTCATCTCCCTCGGCAGCGGCGGCCGCCGGTTCGACTACGTCGAGGGCTTCGTCGTCGCCGCCGAGGGCCTCATCAACAACTGGAGGTCCTCCTTCTTCTCGCCGCAGAACCCGGTGAAGCTCAGCTCGCTGAAGCACCACTCCGGCGTCCTCTACTGCCTCGAGGTCACGAAGAACTACGACGACGACACCGCCGGGTCGGTCGACCAG GATGTGGATGCGCTGCTGGGCGAGCTCAACTTCCTCCCCGGCACGGTGTTCACGACGGACCTGCCGTACGTGGACTTCCTGGACCGCGTGCACAAGGCGGAGCTGAAGCTGCGCGCCAAGGATATGTGGGAGGTGCCGCACCCGTGGCTGAACCTCTTCGTGCCGGCGTCCCGCATCGCCGACTTCGACCGCGGCGTCTTCCGTGGCATGCTGGGGGGCCgcaccgccggcgccggcggccccATCCTCATCTACCCAATGAAAAAGCACAA GTGGGACCCGAGGAGCTCGGTGGTGACCCCGGACGAGGAGGTGTTCTACCTGGTGGCGTTCCTGCGGTCGGCGCTGCCGGGCGCGCCGGAGAGCCTGGAGGCGCTGGCGCGGCAGAACCAGCGGATCCTCGACTTCTGCGCGGAGGCGGGCATCGGCGCCAAGCAGTACCTGCCCAACCACAAGGCGCAGCACGAGTGGGCGGAGCACTTCGGCGCCGCCAGGTGGGAGCGGTTCGCGAGGCTCAAGGCCGAGTTCGACCCGCGGGCCATCCTGGCCACCGGGCAGGGCATCTTCCGGCCGCCCGGCTCGCCGCCGCTCGTGGCCGACTCGTAG